A window of Paracoccus alcaliphilus genomic DNA:
GCCGATCGTGGACCGGATCGGCGGTGGTGGCTTCTGGATGACGGGATCGGTGCGGCGTGCGGGCGACGGTGCCCCGCTGGCCGGACAACGCATCCAGATCTGGGCGCACACGACCGAGGGGCATGAACGCGACCCGCACAGCCACGGTGCCACGCTGACGGACGCGAATGGAATGTTCCGGCTGGAAATGCCGCAGATCGTCCCTGCTTTCGGACAGCCACACGGCCACCTCGCCTATGATGGCGGCGATTTCGAAACCGTCTTTCTTCGTCCGGTCATGCCGAGTGCACGCGAGACCGGCCTCCGCGCGGATTTCGTGCTTGTGCCGGTCTGATCGGGATGAGCAGCGGATGGGCCGATCGGGCCCGCGGGATCCTTGTCTGGGCTGGCCTGACGACAGCGGTTGCCGTGCCGGTCACCGCCGCGGCGGTGAGTCCGCTGCTGGCATGGCGCGAGCCGATCTATATCCTGGCCGG
This region includes:
- a CDS encoding twin-arginine translocation pathway signal; translated protein: MTDILTNRRTLLIAASAAVVSGLSVPARAQGLAPTPSMRGGANNYLPGAPIVDRIGGGGFWMTGSVRRAGDGAPLAGQRIQIWAHTTEGHERDPHSHGATLTDANGMFRLEMPQIVPAFGQPHGHLAYDGGDFETVFLRPVMPSARETGLRADFVLVPV